A single region of the bacterium BMS3Abin14 genome encodes:
- the moaC2 gene encoding cyclic pyranopterin monophosphate synthase accessory protein 2 has translation MSGPLTHLDELGQARMVDVGEKKPTRRTAVARAEVRLSPGTLQAVVGGNIPKGDVLAVARIAGITGGKRTSDLIPLTHPVGLDYLYLDLTPDGTLPGIRIEATASTHGKTGVEMEALTAVSISALAIYDMLKSMERGIRITDIRLVFKDGGKSGRYEAD, from the coding sequence TTGAGCGGTCCCCTCACCCACCTGGACGAACTGGGGCAGGCCCGCATGGTGGATGTCGGTGAAAAAAAACCGACTCGCCGAACCGCCGTGGCCCGTGCTGAAGTGCGTCTTTCCCCCGGCACCCTGCAGGCCGTCGTCGGCGGCAATATCCCAAAGGGAGACGTGCTGGCCGTAGCGCGAATCGCAGGGATCACGGGGGGAAAAAGGACCTCCGACCTCATCCCTCTGACCCACCCTGTCGGGCTCGATTATCTGTATCTGGACCTGACCCCCGACGGGACGCTGCCCGGCATTCGCATAGAAGCTACGGCATCGACCCACGGTAAAACAGGCGTGGAGATGGAGGCGCTGACCGCTGTATCCATATCCGCTCTCGCTATTTATGATATGCTCAAATCGATGGAGAGGGGCATCCGGATCACAGACATCCGCCTGGTATTCAAGGACGGAGGGAAAAGCGGGAGGTACGAGGCAGACTAG
- a CDS encoding ferredoxin, with protein MIGPIPVSLVRCLNYDPDGVRQSLREALDPLGGMGALISPGHKVLLKPNLLQGKPPEKAVTTHPEVIRAASLEIMEAGGTVFIGDSPGSGSLSSVLSKSGIAGVVEDLGLKVVPFRTPVPVSVPVGGVYHSIELAGEAFEFDLIVNLPKLKTHAQMVLTLAVKNLFGTVVGAAKPSWHLKAGDSDHMAELLLDIYRTVAPGLNILDGVLGMEGNGPGSGAPREVGLLAASPSALALDLVVSSLLGVDAKENPVLRRSMERGLPGSMPEQVKVFGLSPEDASVDDFILPASYTRVDFSLPDFISGPLKRSASSYPFLDPSICTTCGICEGVCPVSAISLFDDGGGDVDKSICINCFCCQEMCPEGAIRPVAGSLLKILKRLGVA; from the coding sequence TTGATAGGCCCGATTCCCGTATCCCTCGTCCGGTGCCTGAACTACGACCCGGATGGTGTCAGGCAATCCCTCAGGGAAGCCCTTGATCCACTTGGGGGGATGGGGGCTCTGATCTCTCCCGGGCATAAGGTGCTCCTCAAACCCAACCTCCTCCAGGGGAAACCCCCGGAAAAAGCTGTCACAACCCATCCCGAAGTGATCCGTGCCGCATCCCTGGAGATCATGGAAGCCGGGGGAACCGTTTTCATCGGGGACAGCCCTGGATCGGGGTCGCTGTCGTCGGTATTGTCAAAAAGCGGAATCGCCGGGGTCGTTGAGGATCTTGGCCTGAAAGTCGTGCCGTTCAGGACGCCGGTGCCGGTATCCGTGCCCGTAGGCGGCGTATATCATTCCATCGAACTTGCCGGGGAGGCCTTCGAATTTGATCTGATTGTCAATCTCCCAAAGCTGAAGACCCACGCCCAGATGGTTCTCACCCTGGCGGTGAAGAACCTCTTCGGGACAGTCGTAGGCGCGGCCAAGCCGTCCTGGCACCTTAAGGCCGGGGACAGTGACCATATGGCCGAGCTGCTGCTCGATATCTACCGGACCGTCGCTCCCGGGTTGAACATCCTTGACGGTGTGCTGGGAATGGAGGGCAATGGACCAGGTTCCGGCGCCCCAAGGGAGGTTGGATTGCTTGCGGCTTCACCCTCGGCCCTGGCCCTGGACCTTGTCGTGTCCTCTCTCCTTGGGGTTGACGCGAAGGAGAATCCGGTGCTTCGCCGGTCCATGGAAAGAGGCCTGCCCGGATCCATGCCGGAGCAGGTCAAGGTGTTCGGGTTGTCCCCTGAGGATGCATCGGTGGATGATTTTATCCTTCCGGCCTCCTACACCAGGGTGGATTTTTCGCTGCCCGATTTTATCTCCGGCCCGCTGAAGCGATCCGCCTCCTCCTACCCATTTCTGGACCCGTCAATCTGCACAACCTGCGGTATCTGTGAGGGGGTCTGTCCGGTAAGCGCCATCTCCCTTTTTGACGATGGTGGAGGGGATGTGGACAAAAGCATCTGTATCAACTGTTTCTGCTGCCAGGAGATGTGTCCTGAGGGAGCGATCCGGCCGGTTGCGGGTTCGCTTCTGAAAATCCTTAAACGGCTGGGAGTGGCATAG
- the tatB gene encoding sec-independent protein translocase protein TatB translates to MLGMGMQEILIILVVALIVIGPKRLPELAKTLGKGLAEFKKAADDLQETVRQDLEVEKHKDLVKKYPDLIPKDEGDGKSDGQAAASTAPEAPPENKDPSSPLDEIEGGDFDDEGKDA, encoded by the coding sequence ATGCTCGGTATGGGAATGCAGGAAATACTCATCATACTGGTGGTCGCCTTGATCGTCATCGGCCCGAAACGTCTTCCCGAACTGGCCAAAACCCTGGGCAAGGGTCTTGCGGAGTTCAAAAAAGCGGCTGACGACCTTCAGGAAACCGTGCGGCAGGATCTCGAAGTTGAGAAACACAAGGACCTCGTCAAGAAATATCCCGACCTGATACCGAAGGATGAGGGGGACGGAAAAAGCGATGGCCAGGCCGCTGCCTCCACTGCTCCCGAGGCGCCGCCTGAGAATAAGGACCCTTCATCTCCCCTTGATGAGATCGAAGGCGGGGACTTCGATGACGAAGGCAAGGATGCCTGA
- the moaA_2 gene encoding cyclic pyranopterin monophosphate synthase, producing MPASGLFDNDNRRIRYLRISVTDRCNLRCRYCIPSSDFVCLLHSQVLTYEEIVRTARILAPYGVNSLRLTGGEPLVRKGLSHLVSSLASIPGIEDLSLTTNGILLKENAEPLRNAGLSRVNVSLDTLKPEKFRWITDPQASGPSDNLTAVMDGLEAAHRAGLRPVKVNVVLMKGFNDDELEDFAGLTLDRDWEVRFIEFMPMGPNGFWDRDKVITTAEIASRLRRSFSGLEPLDRGKGSGPATRFRIAGHRGTVGFISPVSSHFCAVCNRLRLTADGKLRTCLFSDHETDIVPLLRGSATDGEILKTIRDAIRKKPHGHGITSDSIPSVCARTMSHIGG from the coding sequence ATGCCGGCAAGCGGTCTTTTCGACAATGACAATCGCCGGATCCGTTATCTGAGGATATCGGTGACGGATCGCTGCAACCTCCGGTGCCGCTATTGCATACCATCGTCAGATTTCGTCTGTCTGCTTCACAGCCAGGTTCTCACCTACGAGGAGATCGTGCGGACAGCCAGGATCCTGGCACCTTACGGGGTGAACAGCCTCAGGCTGACCGGGGGGGAACCGCTGGTGAGAAAGGGCCTGTCTCACCTGGTCTCATCCCTTGCATCGATCCCCGGTATCGAGGATCTCAGCCTTACTACAAACGGTATTCTCCTGAAAGAAAATGCCGAGCCCCTCAGGAATGCGGGGTTGTCCAGGGTCAACGTCAGCCTGGACACATTGAAACCGGAAAAGTTCAGATGGATAACCGACCCTCAAGCGTCAGGGCCGTCTGACAATCTTACTGCTGTTATGGACGGCCTTGAGGCGGCCCACCGGGCAGGGCTGCGCCCGGTTAAGGTCAACGTGGTGCTCATGAAGGGTTTTAATGATGACGAACTGGAGGATTTTGCCGGCCTGACCCTGGACAGGGACTGGGAGGTAAGGTTCATCGAGTTCATGCCCATGGGCCCCAACGGTTTCTGGGATCGCGACAAAGTCATCACGACCGCTGAAATAGCGTCGAGGCTGCGCCGGTCCTTCAGCGGGCTGGAACCGCTGGACAGGGGAAAGGGGTCGGGACCGGCCACGAGATTCCGGATAGCCGGCCACCGGGGGACTGTCGGGTTCATCAGCCCTGTTTCCTCCCACTTCTGCGCAGTCTGCAACCGCCTGCGCCTGACCGCCGACGGCAAATTGCGCACATGCCTTTTTTCCGACCATGAAACGGATATTGTCCCTCTTCTTCGCGGTTCGGCCACAGATGGAGAAATCCTTAAGACCATACGGGATGCGATCCGGAAAAAACCCCATGGTCATGGGATCACCTCGGACTCAATTCCATCCGTTTGCGCCAGGACCATGAGCCATATCGGCGGGTAA
- a CDS encoding PilZ domain protein, with product MVTVQIGCARFYSRNLCRLPMQNQVRAENLGKRKYVDRLKRLESLNLVSFSHKDIEGRTDLETAGRTLDLSAGGILLEIPALLPSTSEEVEITLGVRDDVIKARGKIIHQRELDNGNVGLGISFIGLSDKDSGIITRFLDED from the coding sequence ATGGTAACGGTCCAGATTGGTTGCGCAAGATTTTACTCTCGCAATTTGTGCCGGCTGCCGATGCAGAACCAAGTGAGGGCAGAAAATTTGGGCAAAAGAAAATATGTCGACCGCCTCAAACGTCTCGAATCGCTGAATCTGGTTTCCTTCTCCCACAAGGACATCGAAGGGCGAACTGACCTGGAGACAGCCGGCAGGACGCTGGACCTCTCCGCGGGCGGCATTCTCCTCGAAATACCGGCCCTGCTGCCATCTACCAGTGAAGAGGTGGAGATAACCCTGGGAGTTCGTGACGACGTCATCAAGGCCAGGGGGAAAATCATTCACCAGCGGGAACTTGACAACGGCAACGTTGGCCTTGGAATATCCTTCATCGGCCTCTCCGACAAAGATAGCGGAATTATCACCCGGTTCCTCGACGAGGATTGA
- the pepQ_2 gene encoding xaa-Pro dipeptidase translates to MGNNDLPLFNFAESYNNADQFYLSRFLCPDPFGVFVAPSGYTTIWVSDMETGRAEKEAVVDATLPFSMYRKKGTSPAQAMARFLKEHGEGKIRVPPGFPLGLARELEAEGMCLEVDGEDISLRRRAKTEAEIEAIGSVQRQTAKAMEYIRSILAGCPVSGGILEHEGRDLTVERLRSLVDIFLIERGLESAGSIIAPGRGGADPHWGGSGTIHTGVPIVVDLFPRDTVTRYHADMSRTFVVGRASNTVRRMHSAVEEAQDAAFERLRPGGKLSEVHGAVCEVFRRRGFGVPEPGKPLVRRGFLHGTGHGLGLDVHETPSVSTGADRFSPGDVVTIEPGLYDRRVGGVRIEDVIALTPGGAVINLTRFDRRLEIV, encoded by the coding sequence ATGGGAAACAACGATCTCCCCCTCTTTAACTTCGCCGAAAGCTACAACAATGCGGATCAGTTCTACCTGTCCCGTTTCCTTTGCCCCGATCCCTTCGGGGTGTTCGTAGCGCCTTCCGGTTACACAACGATCTGGGTTTCGGACATGGAAACAGGCCGGGCCGAAAAGGAAGCCGTGGTCGATGCCACCCTTCCTTTTTCCATGTACAGGAAAAAAGGCACGTCACCGGCACAGGCCATGGCCAGGTTTCTCAAGGAACATGGCGAGGGAAAGATCCGGGTTCCGCCGGGCTTTCCCCTGGGGCTTGCCAGGGAGCTTGAGGCAGAGGGGATGTGCCTTGAGGTGGACGGAGAGGACATCAGCTTGCGCCGGAGGGCCAAAACGGAGGCTGAGATTGAGGCCATCGGATCGGTCCAGAGGCAGACCGCAAAGGCCATGGAATACATCCGGTCCATCCTGGCAGGCTGCCCGGTTTCGGGAGGTATCCTGGAGCATGAGGGAAGGGACCTGACGGTCGAGCGCCTGCGATCCCTTGTGGATATTTTTCTCATCGAAAGGGGGCTGGAGTCCGCCGGCTCGATCATCGCGCCGGGCCGGGGGGGCGCCGATCCGCACTGGGGCGGATCCGGAACCATCCACACCGGTGTCCCGATTGTGGTTGATCTGTTCCCAAGAGACACCGTCACTCGCTACCACGCCGACATGAGCAGGACCTTCGTGGTCGGCCGGGCCTCCAATACGGTTCGCCGGATGCACAGCGCTGTGGAGGAGGCGCAGGACGCCGCATTTGAACGGCTGAGGCCAGGGGGCAAACTCTCGGAGGTCCACGGCGCCGTATGCGAGGTTTTTCGGCGGCGCGGCTTTGGCGTGCCTGAGCCGGGCAAGCCGCTTGTGCGGCGCGGGTTTCTCCATGGTACCGGACACGGGCTCGGGCTCGACGTACACGAAACGCCCTCGGTATCCACCGGGGCGGACCGTTTTTCCCCCGGCGATGTGGTGACCATCGAACCCGGGCTTTACGATCGAAGGGTCGGAGGCGTCCGTATCGAGGATGTGATTGCTCTGACACCCGGCGGCGCGGTGATCAACCTTACCCGGTTCGACCGGCGGCTGGAAATCGTGTAG
- the tatC gene encoding sec-independent protein translocase protein TatC produces MTKARMPDQKIPFTAHLEELRRRLIISFIAVIAGFLVAYAFSDRIFDILNRDLISTLREHGETLQYINPTEAFFTSIKVAILAGVFLVLPIIFYQFWMFVSPGLYRKEKRMVIPFVIFSTLCFLAGASFGYFFVFPYAFKFLLGYSIGGATARPTLSSALAFVSKLLLAFGLIFELPVITFFLARIGLITHRTLTKNRRYFIVIAFIAAAALTPPDVFTQLLMAGPLIVLFEISVIVARVFGKKPLTDSKGDLVDEEEPGHPAD; encoded by the coding sequence ATGACGAAGGCAAGGATGCCTGATCAGAAGATCCCCTTTACCGCGCATCTCGAGGAACTGCGGCGGCGGTTGATTATCTCCTTCATAGCTGTGATCGCTGGATTCCTCGTGGCCTATGCCTTCAGCGACAGGATTTTCGATATTCTCAACCGGGATCTGATTTCCACCCTTCGTGAGCACGGGGAAACCCTCCAGTACATCAACCCCACCGAGGCTTTCTTCACCTCCATAAAGGTTGCGATCCTGGCGGGGGTGTTTCTTGTCTTACCCATTATTTTCTACCAGTTCTGGATGTTCGTCTCTCCCGGCCTGTACAGAAAAGAAAAAAGGATGGTTATCCCCTTCGTCATCTTTTCCACGCTGTGCTTCCTGGCGGGGGCCTCATTCGGATACTTCTTTGTTTTCCCCTACGCCTTCAAATTTCTGCTCGGGTACTCGATCGGCGGCGCCACCGCACGGCCAACCCTGTCGTCGGCCCTTGCTTTCGTCTCCAAGCTTCTCCTGGCTTTCGGGCTGATTTTTGAACTCCCGGTCATTACGTTTTTTCTTGCCAGGATCGGGCTCATTACCCACCGAACGCTGACGAAAAACCGGCGCTATTTTATTGTGATCGCTTTTATCGCCGCCGCGGCATTGACTCCTCCCGATGTTTTTACTCAGCTGTTGATGGCGGGCCCTCTGATCGTCCTGTTTGAGATCAGCGTAATTGTGGCGCGTGTCTTCGGGAAAAAACCGTTAACGGACAGCAAAGGAGACCTGGTGGATGAAGAAGAACCTGGGCACCCTGCTGATTGA
- a CDS encoding bacteriophage N4 adsorption protein B, with protein sequence MKKNLGTLLIESGLITKKLLGEALQRQVIFGGRLGTNLIEMGAVPEEALLKVLSGQHRVPYAESRHFENIPGYVLESIPRDLLEKFLVIPIRATKNRVTLAMTNPTRLDVIDEVSFRTNKVIDPIIATELRITRELERYLGIRRAARFISTGATPAQAEKPPEPEPVHTLEEQDIIPLEEHESIKAEIEPADPLDVSDFNRMFWSVGNRDDVAQAVIQAGLRVMDNVFILLLKGDTAMGWMAGGKIPPPYDFGSWKLALDQAGIIDSVRQSREIEKGTGAVIFASNPWLEEISADIPPEVVVCPLVLKKHPVAAIIGFSWQHRLNDNEIEYLARIMRKASIAFEILILKSRIVML encoded by the coding sequence ATGAAGAAGAACCTGGGCACCCTGCTGATTGAAAGCGGCCTGATCACAAAAAAGCTGCTCGGTGAGGCGCTCCAGCGCCAGGTCATTTTCGGCGGCCGTCTTGGAACCAATCTCATTGAGATGGGGGCCGTTCCTGAGGAGGCCCTCCTGAAGGTGCTGTCGGGCCAGCATAGAGTGCCCTACGCCGAAAGCAGACATTTCGAAAATATCCCGGGATACGTCCTGGAGTCCATCCCCAGAGACCTCCTGGAAAAGTTCCTTGTCATCCCCATTCGTGCAACAAAGAATCGTGTGACCCTTGCCATGACCAACCCGACCCGTCTCGATGTCATCGACGAGGTTTCGTTCCGCACCAACAAGGTCATAGACCCCATCATCGCCACGGAGCTGCGCATCACCCGGGAATTGGAACGATATCTCGGGATCAGGAGGGCGGCGCGCTTCATCTCCACGGGAGCAACCCCGGCCCAGGCGGAAAAGCCCCCGGAGCCCGAACCTGTACACACTCTCGAAGAACAGGACATCATCCCGCTGGAAGAGCATGAATCCATTAAAGCTGAGATCGAGCCTGCCGATCCCCTGGACGTATCCGACTTTAACCGGATGTTCTGGTCGGTAGGCAACAGGGATGACGTCGCGCAGGCCGTTATTCAGGCAGGTCTCCGGGTAATGGACAATGTTTTCATCCTGCTGCTGAAGGGAGACACTGCCATGGGTTGGATGGCGGGCGGCAAAATCCCCCCGCCATACGATTTCGGCAGTTGGAAACTGGCGCTTGATCAGGCGGGGATCATCGATTCTGTTCGCCAATCCCGGGAAATCGAAAAGGGAACCGGAGCTGTCATTTTTGCGTCCAACCCATGGCTGGAGGAAATATCCGCCGACATTCCACCCGAGGTTGTCGTCTGTCCGCTGGTGCTGAAAAAACATCCCGTCGCAGCAATAATCGGCTTTTCATGGCAACACAGGTTAAACGACAATGAGATTGAGTATCTCGCACGCATAATGAGGAAGGCATCCATCGCCTTTGAGATTCTTATACTGAAGAGCCGGATCGTGATGCTGTAA
- the nadA gene encoding quinolinate synthase A — translation MNQLQLEIRELVRKRRAVFLAHNYQRDEIQEIADHTGDSLGLSQIAASSDAEVIVFCGVHFMAESAAILAPKRTVLLPRKDAGCPMADMISPEGVEKMRLRYPGGTVVAYVNTSAAVKAHSDICCTSANAVKVVLSLPESEGPVIMIPDQNLARYVASQVDRKVVWWDGFCPVHHRYRAEDVLKVKRLYPKAVFVAHPECRPEVLELADHITSTSGMYLFARETGANEVIIGTENGVLYRMRSENPGKTFIPLSDEMICPNMKLTTLEDVRDALMNMAPVVTVPEDIRNRAVRALDRMLAVPRD, via the coding sequence ATGAATCAGCTCCAGTTGGAGATCAGGGAACTTGTCCGGAAGCGGCGGGCTGTTTTCCTGGCGCATAATTATCAGAGGGACGAGATCCAGGAAATCGCCGATCACACCGGGGATTCACTGGGCCTTTCCCAGATCGCGGCCTCTTCGGATGCTGAGGTAATCGTTTTTTGCGGTGTCCACTTCATGGCGGAATCAGCGGCTATTCTCGCTCCGAAACGCACCGTTCTGCTTCCCAGGAAGGACGCCGGCTGTCCCATGGCCGACATGATCAGCCCGGAAGGTGTAGAGAAGATGAGGCTGCGTTACCCCGGTGGCACTGTCGTCGCGTATGTCAATACCTCGGCGGCCGTAAAGGCCCATAGCGATATCTGCTGTACATCGGCCAATGCCGTGAAGGTTGTACTGTCCCTTCCCGAATCCGAAGGCCCCGTTATCATGATTCCCGATCAGAATCTGGCTCGCTACGTTGCCTCCCAGGTTGACCGGAAAGTTGTCTGGTGGGATGGTTTTTGCCCTGTTCACCATCGATACAGGGCCGAGGATGTTCTCAAGGTCAAGCGGCTTTACCCGAAAGCGGTGTTTGTCGCCCACCCCGAATGCAGGCCTGAGGTGCTCGAATTGGCGGACCACATAACCAGCACCTCGGGTATGTATCTGTTCGCGAGGGAGACAGGGGCCAATGAGGTAATCATCGGCACGGAGAATGGAGTGCTTTACAGGATGCGCAGTGAGAATCCCGGCAAGACCTTTATCCCTCTTTCCGATGAGATGATCTGCCCTAATATGAAGCTGACGACGTTGGAGGATGTCCGGGACGCGCTGATGAACATGGCCCCTGTAGTTACGGTGCCGGAGGATATCAGGAACAGGGCTGTCCGTGCCCTGGACAGGATGCTGGCCGTGCCACGGGACTAG